In Spirosoma sp. KUDC1026, the sequence TCCCGGCGCGAGGGCGACATGCCGTTGACAACCAGTTCGCCGGGAGCCGTGGCGGCTGGCACAATGAAACCACCCGGACACATACAAAACGAGAAAACACCTCGCTCAACGCCGTTAAAACGGGTTTGCGTAACCAGACTGTATGACGCAGCAGGCAGGTAATCGCCCCGCGTTACGTCGGGCCGGTTGGGGAGGTGATACTGAAACTGATCAATCAGCGATTGCTGGTGCTCGATCCGAACACCCATCGCGAAAGGTTTGGCTTCGATCCTGACGTTACGTTCCTGGAGCAGGTAGAAAATATCCCGCGCCGAGTGGCCCGTCGCCAGAATAACGCCAATCCCCGGCAACTCATCGCCATTCGCCAGTACAACGCCTTTCAGTTCGTTATTCTCCAGCAGCAGATCAACCACTTTGGTGTCGAACCGGACTTCACCCCCCGCCTGCAGAATACTTTCGCGCAGGTCGGCTACAACGTTTGGCAATTTGTTGGTGCCAATGTGCGGGTGAGCATCAACCAGAATCTCGTCGGTGGCGCCGTGGGCCACGAAAATCTCCAGAATCCGGCGGACATCCCCTCGCTTGGTCGAACGGGTGTATAATTTTCCGTCGGAATACGTCCCCGCACCACCCTCGCCAAAGCAGTAGTTCGATTCGGGATTGACAACATGATCTTTGTTGATGGCCGCCAGATCGCGTCGGCGGGTACGCACGTCGCTGCCCCGTTCCAGCACGATGGGTTTGATACCCAGCTCAATCAACCGCAGGGCCGCAAACAAACCCGCCGGGCCTGCTCCAACGACAATAGCCTGCGGAGCATGACTGACATCGGTTTGTGGTTTCTGGTAGCTGAGCAGCGGGGGAGGAGTAATACCGACAAAAACGTCAGCATCAACGTGTACCCGAACCTGCCGTCCCCGCGCGTCAACGGACTGACGACGCTTGCGTACAACGGATGGACTATCGAGCGGTAAGTGCAACGACCGTAATGCCTGTTCGCGAAACAGGACATCGTCGTAAGCCTGCTCGGGTGTGAGCGTCAGCGAGAGAGAATGAATCATAGCGAAGACATGACCGGTGTTTATCCGGCGATGAATGACAAAAATAAGCAACTACGCCTATCAACAGCGAAAACAGTGAGAAGCTCCGTTCGGTTCGATGAAATAAGCGCGTCCGGCAATCTTGTTTACTACAGGTGACAAACTGAATTTTACCCGGGAAATATATGTCAGAGAGATGCAGGAAATAGAATAATATACTCAATTTGTTGAACAAATTCTGCTGGTTGACGTAGTTTTCTCAACATCATGATGCATATGCAAAAACGTAGTACGGCTTTCGCTTTGTTGGTTTTTATGAGCTTTTGTGCACTGGGACAGACGGCACAACCTGCCGGATCGGAAGCCCACCGGGAGCAGTTCCATTTTACTCCCAAAGCCCACTGGATGAATGACCCGAACGGGATGGTCTATTATAAAGGGAAGTATCACCTGTTCTTTCAGTATTACCCCGAGGCAACCGTCTGGGGACCCATGCACTGGGGACACGCCACGAGCAAAGACATGGTTCACTGGCGGGAGCAGCCCATCGCTTTATACCCCGATAGTCTGGGCTGGATTTTTTCGGGCAGCGTGGTCGTAGACGAGCAAAACACCAGCGGCTTTGGTAAGAACGGGCAAGTGCCGCTGATCGCTATTTTTACCCACCACAACCAGAAGCTGGAGAAGCAGAAGTCGGACAAATTTCAGTACCAGAGTATTGCCTACAGTCTGGACGAAGGAAAAACCTGGACAAAGTATGCTAGTAACCCTGTCCTGCCCAACCCCGGTATTACTGATTTTCGTGATCCTAAAGTGCGTTGGTACGGGCCGCAGAAAAAGTGGATTATGACACTGGCAACCAAAGACCGGGTGACGTTTTACTCGTCGCCGAACCTGAAGGAATGGACCAAAGAAAGCGAATTCGGAAAAGACCTCGGCGCGCACGGGGGCGTTTGGGAATGCCCGGACCTGGTGCCGCTCACGCATAATGGCAAAACCGTCTGGGCACTGCTGGTCAGTATCAACCCCGGCGGCCCCAATGGCGGCTCGGCAACGCAGTATTTCCTGGGCGACTTCGACGGTAAAACATTTACCTCAAGCTCGAAGGAAACCAAATGGATGGACTACGGACCCGACAATTACGCGGGTGTTACGTTCGCCAATACCGGTAATCGGATGATTCTGATGGGCTGGATGAGTAACTGGCAGTACGCCGATAAAGTGCCGACGGTAGCCTGGCGTAGTGCAAATACGGTCCCCCGCGAGTTTGGCCTGCAGGAGGCAAACGGAAACCTGTTCCTAACGTCAACCCCGGTGAAGGAACTGGCTGTGTTGACTGATAAAACCACCAGCCTTACGAACGTATCTGTCAACGGAGAGTATGATCTGGGCGCAAAAACGGGTGGCAACGCCCGTACGTTTAAACTGACTTTGTCTGCCCCGGCTACCAGCGATTTCTCGGTGGTGCTTGCCAACGATAAGGGCAATGAACTGGTAGTTGGTTACGACAAAAGCGAAAACGCTTATTACATCGATCGGACAAAATCGGGAAAGACAAACTTTGAAAAAGGGTTTGGCAAACGCAGCACGTCCCCCCGGCTATCGACGGCTAAAAGTATCTCGCTTACGCTGCTGGTCGATGTTGCTTCCGTCGAGCTTTTTGCGGATAGCGGCCTGAGTGTCATGACCAGCGTTTTCTTCCCGGAGGAAGACATGAGCAAACTAACGCTTCAATCAGCGTCGGGCGTGACGATCAGTAAATTGACGTACAACAGCCTGAAATCGGCGCTGGCTGAGCCGGGAAAAGAAAAAGTTGGCGCTGTGCGGTAGTTTGCCCGGCTGACCACGGCACCCACGGAATCAGCTGTGCGATCTTACTCAACCGCAAATCGAACGGGTAGCAACCAAACAGACGCGACGGGCTGGCCGCTGTGGCGCGCTGGCTCCCAGGGGGGCATTTGTTGTACCAGGCGGAGGGCCTCCCGGTCGCAGGCCGGATGCAGCCCCTGACTGATGGTAACGTGACCGATACTGCCAGTGGGCATAACGGTGAACTCTACCATAACATCGCCCTGAACACCAGCTGATCGGGCCTGCACCGGGTATTTCAGGTTATGAGCCACGTAATGCATCAGCCCCGGAACACCCGTGGGAAAATAAGCCTGCTGTTCAACCGGTACGCCTGTTTGCGTAGCTGACTCCGGTAACGTTGCCCGTGGAGGCATTAGCTTGTTTGGTTTGACTGCCTTGTAATCGGCCGTCGCGGCCATGGGAGGAAGCAATGTCCGGTCCAACTCAAGCGTGGCGTTCACCACCAGCTGATCAAGTGACTCTTTTTCGTCAGCCAGTGATTTTACTGTTGATTTATAGCCAGTGTAAACAAAAAACAGGCTGGCCGTTTTGGGAATATTGCTGAGCAAATAGAATCCATTCTGATCGGTAGTCGTACCTTTTGTCGTGTTGGCAACACCAACAACTGCCCCTGTCAACGGTTGCCCCTTACTGGTGCTGACCTTGCCTCTCACCAAGAGGAGAGAATCACTCTGTGCCAACAAAGTGGCGGGCAGGAGGTGGGCTAGCAGACCGATTATAAAGAAAGATTTCATGGTGAACCAGATTTAGTGCGTCTCGACGAACAACACAAGAAAGGGCGTAACTACGAAAAGTCGCCTGAATCTTTCGGAAACGGCACTACATTCCTCTTCGCGATCGAGTAAACATGACGTACCCGTTAATTAACGCGATGGTCGTCTATTTTACTTAAAAGCCTGATAAATCAGGCTTTTTTTATGGTAATGTAACGTGGTTGTTACTAAATGTAACGAGTGTGTTAGCAGGATTTTTTGTAATGGGGCTACTTGCATAGCCGTCGTGCATACACGTGAATGCCTGTTGGCAACCTACGTAGCCGATACGGATGGCAACGGTTGCCGCCTTATTGCTATAGGGACAGTTGTCACGGCGACCGTTGTCATGCATCCAGTGTAACAAAGTATTGCTTTTCCCTCTTTAATCATGTCTATCAACCATTTTGTTTGCCTTCTCCTGATTGGGTTACTCGTTCGGTTGTCGTCGCCTGGATGGGCGCAGGATAGCGCACTACCGTCTTCGCGTTGGGCCAACGAACTGGCTCAGCAAACGGACTCTACCCGAAAAGCTGAGATACTGCTCTTTGTGGCGAAAGACCTCGAACTCAGTAATCCAAACGGCGCGCTTGCCTACGCTCAGCATGCTCTCGATCTCGGTCAAAAGCTCAACGCCCCTAAAGTAATAGGACTGGCTGCCCTGCAGCTTTCCCGACTCCACACCACCCTCGGCAACAAAGCCAAAGCCCGGCGATTTCGCAAACGGGCTGAGGAAACGTTGCGCTCGGTTGATTTGATGGCTGAGTTGAACCGGCTCGAAACCCAGAAAGTACAGGCTGAAGAAACTGCCGCCAGCTCACAGCAGGCCGTTAGTGCGTTGAGTTCTGAGACCCAGCAAAAACAAACGCTTTTAACTCAACAGGGCCAGCAACTCTCGCTCCGGGCGCAGCAACTTCAACGGCAGGGTAAGCTCATGGGTCAGAAAGACCAGCTCATCGGGCAAAAAGACCGATTGATTGGTCAGAAAGATTCGATACTGACCATGCGGGAGTTGATCCTGCGGTCACAGCAGGATCAACTTCAGATTCTTGAACAGGAGAAAGCCCTCAAAGCCGCCGAAGTTGAGCATGAACGTACCATTCGGAATGCCCTGCTGGTGGGAGCCGGCCTGCTGGTAGCACTGGCAGCGCTGCTCTGGCGACTCATTATCAATAAGCAACGCGCTAACCGAGAACTGGGTCAAAAAAACACCCAGCTCGATCTGGCCCGCAAACGCTCCGACGAACTGCTGCTCAACATCCTGCCCGGTGAACTGGTTGACGAGCTGAAGATTCAGGGTATCACCCGTACCCGGCACCACGAGGAGGTGACGATCATGTTTACCGATTTCCGCGACTTCACCAAAATCAGTGAACAACTCTCGCCGGTCGATCTGGTGCAGGAGATCGACTACTGCTTCCGCCACTTCGATTACATCATCGGTAAGTACCCCAGCCTCGAAAAAATCAAGACCATCGGTGACGCCTACCTGTGCGCGGGCGGGTTACCCGCGGCTCACCCCGATCATGCCCACGAGATGGTGGCAGCTGCCCTGGAAATCCGGGACTTTATCGGCGAACTCGAAGCCCAGCGCGCCCGCGAGGGCAAAATCGGTTTTCAAATTCGGATTGGCATTCATACCGGGCCGGTGATTGCGGGGGTAGTGGGTGCTACCAAGTTTGCCTACGATATCTGGGGCGATACGGTCAACACGGCGGCCCGGCTCGAATCAGCCAGTGAGCCGGGGCAGATTAATATCTCCGGTGCCACCTACGAGCGGGTGCAGACAGGGTTTAACTGCCGACATCGGGGCGAAATAGCCACTAAGAATAAAGCCAATATGAGTATGTATTTTGTTGACAGTCAGTACGATAAACTTTTGAGCGTTGTAGGGAGTTAATCGACGTTTTTCTATGAGACTTACAATTGAACCGTTGGCTAACGCCCACCATAAAGATCAGCTACTAACGAATCTGCATCGTATTTTCGGTGAGTTTGATACGACTATGCTTGCCCTGCTCGAACCCATGCTGCAATGGGTGGAGATCAGTGGGGGGGAGGTGTTGTTCCGGCAATACGAACCCGGCGACTGTTTGTATTTCGTTATCAGCGGCCGGTTGCAGGCGTATACAACCGATGAACAGGGCAACCATCAGGTAATGGGTGAGATCATCCGGGGCGAAACCGTGGGTGAGATGGCTATGTTTACGGGTGACCCACGTAGCGCAACCATTATAGCACTACGCGACAGCGTGTTGGTGAAATTATCCCAAAAAGCTTTTGAGCAGATAGTTGCCGCCTACCCCACTGTATCCGTAAACGTAACCAAACTCATCATTAACCGGCTTCGCACCTCACAGGAGCAGCCCAAAGCCGCCGGGTCAGACGTGACCTCGCGGCTGACCCGGTCGCACCCGGCTAAGAAACCCGTTAATATCTGTGTGCTGGCGCTGCACGATGACCCGGCCGATTCCATCAGCCCGGCCACGCGGTTGGTAAGCGAACTATCGCCCCTGTTACGCCAAAAAGGAACCACCTTTGTGGTGTCGAGCGCCGAGGTAAACGAAGTCTTCAACCAGCCTGATTTTGCCCAGGTCGACAAAGAGAATCCGGTGGCCTACCGGCAGCTTAGTCAATGGCTCGACGACCAGGAATCGCAGCATGAATTTATGCTGTACATTGCGGACCCGCTCCGGGCAGACCAGTCGGGAAATGGCCTTCCGGTTCTCTCGGAGTGGACGCGCCGGTGTTTGCGGCAGGCTGACGAAATTCTGCTGCTGGCCGATGCTACCCAGCCACCCGACCTGACGCTCGTCGAAAAGCACTACCTGATGAATGAACCGTGGACGGGCGCTCCGCACACACTGCTGTTGCTGCATCCGCCCCAAACGACCCATCCGCGCCATACGGTTCACTGGCTGGCCCCGCGTCCGGCGGTGAAGCGGCATTACCACCTGCGCTCCGGACTGAAGCGCGATATGGCCCGGTTTGCCCGCATCCTGAGCGGCACCTCCGTGGGGCTGGTACTGGCCGGTGGCGGGGCCAAAGGCTTCGCTCACATTGGTGTTCTGCGGGCGTTACAGGAGTGGGATATTCCGGTTGATGTTGTCGGTGGAACGAGCGTGGGAGGGTTGGTAGCCGCTACGTTCTCGTTTGACGAGGCCATCGAACCCACCACCTGGCACCTCCGCAAAGCGGCCCATTTCAACCCTACTAAAGACTATAACGTTCTGCCGTTTATTTCACTCATTCGGGGCCGACGCATCGAGCAGATGATTCAGACCTGCATCAGCGATTTCACCGGTAACCCGACCCCCTACATTGAAGATAGCTGGCTAACTTTTTTTGCCCTGTCGAGTAACTATACCCGCGCCCGTGAGGAAATTCACACGCGGGGCCCCATGCTCAAATACCTGCTGGCGACTTCGGCCATTCCGGGGGTGTTTCCACCCGTAATCGACGGCGATGACCTGCTCGTGGACGGTGGCTCATTCAACAATTTTCCCGCCGATGTGATGAGCCGGTTCGGGGTGGGCAAGGTTATCGGCGTAGACCTGAGCATCGACAAACCCCGCAAGCTGACCATGGAGCAGATTCCCAGCCCGACGAGCCTGCTCCGGGATCGGTTTCGGGCTAAACGACAACGCAAATACCGACTCCCTTCGCTCTTGTCGCTCATGCTCAATGCGACCCTACTGTACAGCAGCGCCCGACGCAACGAAAATATCCAGCATACTGATCTGTATTTTAACCCCGACGTGAGCCGTTACGGTATCATGAACTGGACCTCGTACGACCATATCGTGCAGAAAGGCTACGAACACGCTGTAGAGGTGCTCAACGGACTCCATCCCGATGAACTTGCCCGGTTACGGGCGTAAGTAACCGCATTGATGCAAACCCAACTTGCCTGCCAGTTTATGCTGGACACCCTGACCGCACACCTGTCTCCCCGGCTTACCTACCATAGCGTTTACCATACGCAGGACGTAATGAGGCAGGCCGACCGGATCGCCCGGGCCGAAGGAATTACTGACCCTGATCTGCTGCACCTGCTCCAAACGGCAGCCTGCTATCATGATGCCGGATTTCTGAACGCGTATGCCGAACACGAGGCCGAAAGCTGCCGACTTGCCACGCTGCACCTGCCTACGTTTGGTTACGCGCCTGCTCAGGTTGCTCAGGTTTGCCAGCTTATCCGGTCGACCCGGCTTCCACAGGCGCCCACTACCTTACCCGAAGCTATTCTGTGCGATGCGGACCTAGACTATCTCGGACGCGATGACTACGCGCGGATCAGTCATTTGCTCCTGTCGGAGTGGCTTACCTATGGCTACCTGGCCGACCCCGCCAACTGGGTTTCCATTCAGCGGTCATTCCTGGGCAGTCACCGGTATTTCACCGCAAGTAATGACTATCTCCGCGAACCCGGCAAACGGCGAACGTTGGCTACCCTGTGAATCCGGGTGCTTCCCATGTCTGCTTGATAGTGGAACTTCCATTAATCCTGGGATTGAGTAAAGAAATATCTAACCTCTGCAATTAATTTAGTTATACTTGCAGAGGTTAGA encodes:
- a CDS encoding NAD(P)/FAD-dependent oxidoreductase — encoded protein: MIHSLSLTLTPEQAYDDVLFREQALRSLHLPLDSPSVVRKRRQSVDARGRQVRVHVDADVFVGITPPPLLSYQKPQTDVSHAPQAIVVGAGPAGLFAALRLIELGIKPIVLERGSDVRTRRRDLAAINKDHVVNPESNYCFGEGGAGTYSDGKLYTRSTKRGDVRRILEIFVAHGATDEILVDAHPHIGTNKLPNVVADLRESILQAGGEVRFDTKVVDLLLENNELKGVVLANGDELPGIGVILATGHSARDIFYLLQERNVRIEAKPFAMGVRIEHQQSLIDQFQYHLPNRPDVTRGDYLPAASYSLVTQTRFNGVERGVFSFCMCPGGFIVPAATAPGELVVNGMSPSRRDSKFANSGLVVAITDQDLKPYADEGALAGLALQQDLERWACRIGSEADAQRSQTAPAQRIADFVDGRVSGSLLPTSYQPGLVSVDMTDVLPDHIAQPLRQGLRDFGRKMNGYLSNDGQIIGVESRTSSPVRIPRDRDTCEHVEVRRLFPCGEGAGYAGGIVSAAMDGERCAEQLAQLYKRGFS
- a CDS encoding glycoside hydrolase family 32 protein, which produces MQKRSTAFALLVFMSFCALGQTAQPAGSEAHREQFHFTPKAHWMNDPNGMVYYKGKYHLFFQYYPEATVWGPMHWGHATSKDMVHWREQPIALYPDSLGWIFSGSVVVDEQNTSGFGKNGQVPLIAIFTHHNQKLEKQKSDKFQYQSIAYSLDEGKTWTKYASNPVLPNPGITDFRDPKVRWYGPQKKWIMTLATKDRVTFYSSPNLKEWTKESEFGKDLGAHGGVWECPDLVPLTHNGKTVWALLVSINPGGPNGGSATQYFLGDFDGKTFTSSSKETKWMDYGPDNYAGVTFANTGNRMILMGWMSNWQYADKVPTVAWRSANTVPREFGLQEANGNLFLTSTPVKELAVLTDKTTSLTNVSVNGEYDLGAKTGGNARTFKLTLSAPATSDFSVVLANDKGNELVVGYDKSENAYYIDRTKSGKTNFEKGFGKRSTSPRLSTAKSISLTLLVDVASVELFADSGLSVMTSVFFPEEDMSKLTLQSASGVTISKLTYNSLKSALAEPGKEKVGAVR
- a CDS encoding TonB family protein, with amino-acid sequence MKSFFIIGLLAHLLPATLLAQSDSLLLVRGKVSTSKGQPLTGAVVGVANTTKGTTTDQNGFYLLSNIPKTASLFFVYTGYKSTVKSLADEKESLDQLVVNATLELDRTLLPPMAATADYKAVKPNKLMPPRATLPESATQTGVPVEQQAYFPTGVPGLMHYVAHNLKYPVQARSAGVQGDVMVEFTVMPTGSIGHVTISQGLHPACDREALRLVQQMPPWEPARHSGQPVASVWLLPVRFAVE
- a CDS encoding adenylate/guanylate cyclase domain-containing protein, encoding MSINHFVCLLLIGLLVRLSSPGWAQDSALPSSRWANELAQQTDSTRKAEILLFVAKDLELSNPNGALAYAQHALDLGQKLNAPKVIGLAALQLSRLHTTLGNKAKARRFRKRAEETLRSVDLMAELNRLETQKVQAEETAASSQQAVSALSSETQQKQTLLTQQGQQLSLRAQQLQRQGKLMGQKDQLIGQKDRLIGQKDSILTMRELILRSQQDQLQILEQEKALKAAEVEHERTIRNALLVGAGLLVALAALLWRLIINKQRANRELGQKNTQLDLARKRSDELLLNILPGELVDELKIQGITRTRHHEEVTIMFTDFRDFTKISEQLSPVDLVQEIDYCFRHFDYIIGKYPSLEKIKTIGDAYLCAGGLPAAHPDHAHEMVAAALEIRDFIGELEAQRAREGKIGFQIRIGIHTGPVIAGVVGATKFAYDIWGDTVNTAARLESASEPGQINISGATYERVQTGFNCRHRGEIATKNKANMSMYFVDSQYDKLLSVVGS
- a CDS encoding patatin-like phospholipase family protein, producing MRLTIEPLANAHHKDQLLTNLHRIFGEFDTTMLALLEPMLQWVEISGGEVLFRQYEPGDCLYFVISGRLQAYTTDEQGNHQVMGEIIRGETVGEMAMFTGDPRSATIIALRDSVLVKLSQKAFEQIVAAYPTVSVNVTKLIINRLRTSQEQPKAAGSDVTSRLTRSHPAKKPVNICVLALHDDPADSISPATRLVSELSPLLRQKGTTFVVSSAEVNEVFNQPDFAQVDKENPVAYRQLSQWLDDQESQHEFMLYIADPLRADQSGNGLPVLSEWTRRCLRQADEILLLADATQPPDLTLVEKHYLMNEPWTGAPHTLLLLHPPQTTHPRHTVHWLAPRPAVKRHYHLRSGLKRDMARFARILSGTSVGLVLAGGGAKGFAHIGVLRALQEWDIPVDVVGGTSVGGLVAATFSFDEAIEPTTWHLRKAAHFNPTKDYNVLPFISLIRGRRIEQMIQTCISDFTGNPTPYIEDSWLTFFALSSNYTRAREEIHTRGPMLKYLLATSAIPGVFPPVIDGDDLLVDGGSFNNFPADVMSRFGVGKVIGVDLSIDKPRKLTMEQIPSPTSLLRDRFRAKRQRKYRLPSLLSLMLNATLLYSSARRNENIQHTDLYFNPDVSRYGIMNWTSYDHIVQKGYEHAVEVLNGLHPDELARLRA
- a CDS encoding HD domain-containing protein, with the protein product MQTQLACQFMLDTLTAHLSPRLTYHSVYHTQDVMRQADRIARAEGITDPDLLHLLQTAACYHDAGFLNAYAEHEAESCRLATLHLPTFGYAPAQVAQVCQLIRSTRLPQAPTTLPEAILCDADLDYLGRDDYARISHLLLSEWLTYGYLADPANWVSIQRSFLGSHRYFTASNDYLREPGKRRTLATL